A genomic window from Arvicola amphibius chromosome 5, mArvAmp1.2, whole genome shotgun sequence includes:
- the Rag2 gene encoding V(D)J recombination-activating protein 2, which translates to MSLQMVTVGHNVALIQPGFSLMNFDGQVFFFGQKGWPKRSCPTGVFHFDIKKNHLKLKPAVFSKDSCYLPPLRYPATCSYKGSLESEKHQYIIHGGKTPNNELSDKIYIMSVACRNNKKVTFRCTEKDLVGDVPEARYGHSINVVYSRGKSMGVLFGGRSYMPSTQRTTEKWNSVADCLPHVFLVDFEFGCVTSYTLPELQDGLSFHVSIARNDTIYILGGHSLANNIRPANLYRIRVDLPLGSPAVNCTVLPGGISVSSAILTQTNNDEFVIVGGYQLENQKRMVCNIVSLGDNTIEISEMETPDWTPDIKHSKIWFGSSMGNGTVFLGLPGDNKQTMTEAFYFYMLKCSEDDVSEEQKICTNSQTSTEDPGDSTPFEDSEEFCFSAEATSFDGDDEFDTYNEDDEDDESVTGYWITCCPTCDVDINTWVPFYSTELNKPAMIYCSHGDGHWVHAQCMDLAERTLIHLSEGSNKYYCNEHVQIARALHTPKRSLPLQKPPMKSLHKKGSGKVLTPAKKSFLRRLFD; encoded by the coding sequence ATGTCACTGCAGATGGTAACAGTGGGTCATAATGTAGCCTTAATTCAACCAGGCTTCTCACTGATGAATTTTGATGGTCAAGTTTTCTTCTTTGGCCAAAAAGGCTGGCCCAAGAGATCCTGCCCTACTGGAGTCTTccattttgatattaaaaaaaatcatctcaaacTGAAACCTGCGGTTTTCTCTAAAGATTCCTGCTACCTCCCACCGCTTCGTTACCCAGCTACTTGCTCCTACAAAGGCAGCTTAGAGTCTGAAAAACATCAATATATCATCCACGGAGGGAAAACACCAAACAATGAGCTTTCAGATAAGATTTATATCATGTCTGTTGCTTGCAGGAACAACAAAAAAGTTACTTTCCGTTGCACAGAGAAAGATTTAGTAGGTGATGTCCCGGAAGCCAGATATGGTCATTCAATTAATGTGGTATATAGTCGCGGAAAAAGTATGGGTGTTCTCTTCGGAGGACGATCATACATGCCTTCTACCCAGAGAACCACAGAAAAATGGAATAGTGTAGCTGACTGCCTGCcccatgttttcttggtagaTTTTGAATTTGGGTGTGTTACATCATACACTCTTCCAGAACTTCAGGATGGGCTGTCTTTTCATGTTTCTATTGCCAGAAATGATACTATTTACATTTTAGGAGGACATTCACTTGCCAATAACATTCGTCCTGCCAACCTGTATAGAATAAGGGTAGATCTTCCCCTGGGTAGCCCAGCAGTGAATTGCACAGTCTTGCCAGGAGGAATCTCTGTCTCCAGTGCAATCCTCACTCAAACAAATAATGATGAATTTGTTATTGTTGGTGGTTATCAGCTGGAAAATCAAAAAAGGATGGTCTGCAACATTGTCTCTCTAGGGGACAACACGATAGAAATTAGTGAAATGGAGACCCCAGATTGGACCCCAGATATTAAGCATAGCAAAATATGGTTTGGAAGCAGCATGGGAAATGGGACTGTTTTCCTTGGCTTACCAGGAGACAATAAGCAGACTATGACAGAAGCATTCTATTTCTATATGCTGAAATGCTCTGAAGATGACGTGAGTGAAGAGCAGAAAATCTGCACAAATAGTCAGACATCAACAGAAGATCCCGGGGACTCCACACCCTTTGAAGATTCAGAGGAATTTTGTTTCAGCGCAGAAGCAACCAGttttgatggtgatgatgaaTTTGACACCTACAATGAGGATGACGAGGATGACGAGTCTGTAACCGGCTACTGGATAACATGCTGCCCTACTTGTGATGTGGACATCAATACTTGGGTTCCATTCTATTCAACGGAGCTCAATAAACCTGCCATGATCTACTGTTCTCATGGAGATGGGCACTGGGTACATGCCCAGTGCATGGATCTGGCAGAACGCACACTCATCCACTTATCAGAAGGAAGCAACAAATATTACTGCAATGAGCATGTACAGATAGCAAGAGCATTACACACTCCCAAAAGAAGCCTGCCCTTACAAAAACCTCCAATGAAATCACTCCACAAAAAAGGTTCTGGGAAAGTCTTGACTCCTGCCAAGAAATCCTTCCTTAGAAGGTTGTTTGATTAG